A window from Solanum stenotomum isolate F172 chromosome 7, ASM1918654v1, whole genome shotgun sequence encodes these proteins:
- the LOC125870418 gene encoding uncharacterized protein LOC125870418 translates to MATETVNPKAYPLADSQLTTTIMDLVQQAANYKQLKKGANEATKTLNRGISEFVVMAADTEPLEILLHLPLLAEDKNVPYVFVPSKQALGRACGVTRPVIACSVTSNEGSQLKSQIQQLKDAIEKLLI, encoded by the exons ATG GCAACAGAAACTGTGAACCCAAAAGCATACCCGCTTGCTGATTCACAGCTTACAACGACCATAATGGATTTGGTTCAACAAGCTGCTAATTATAAGCAGCTTAAGAAGGGTGCTAATGAAG CTACGAAGACACTAAACAGAGGAATTTCGGAATTCGTTGTCATGGCTGCGGATACTGAGCCCCTTGAAATCCTTCTTCACCTTCCGCTCCTTGCCGAAGATAAG AATGTGCCGTATGTCTTTGTCCCTTCAAAACAAGCTCTTGGTCGAGCATGTGGTGTTACCCGTCCTGTGATAGCTTGTTCAGTGACGAGCAATGAGGGAAGCCAGTTGAAATCTCAAATACAGCAACTAAAG GATGCCATTGAGAAGCTCCTCATCTAA